One part of the Truepera radiovictrix DSM 17093 genome encodes these proteins:
- a CDS encoding ABC transporter substrate-binding protein — MSQLHRLALLSALSAITGTALAQTTIRYTLWDANQLPAYQQCADAFSEQNPDIQIAIEQLGWDDYWTNLTTGFVAGTAPDVFTNHLSRYPEFVANNQLVDLQPLVERDGVDTEQYIGDLAELWTRDGARYGLPKDWDTVAVFYNVAMLEEAGIDPAVMEDWTWNPEDGGTFQEVAAQLTLDANGNNALSPDFNPNNVRQYGFILPGEGGGGGQTEWSHFAASNGWTAVNEIWGNEYYYDAPEFIETISWLQDVVNNRRLSPLVSDVAGIGANALFAAGQGAMVTDGSWMIGQYINNSPFEVGIAPLPIGPEGRKSMFNGLADSIWVGSQHQDEAWEWVKFLGSAECQNLVGAAGVVFPAIQSGVDAAIETWEARGVDVTPFTDLAAEEGATFLFPITDNYARVTSILTNALQSIFIQNADVEQTLTQANAEINALFQ; from the coding sequence ATGAGCCAGCTTCACCGCCTCGCCCTTTTAAGCGCCCTTAGCGCCATCACCGGCACCGCGCTCGCCCAGACCACCATCCGCTACACCCTTTGGGACGCCAACCAACTCCCCGCCTACCAGCAGTGCGCGGACGCTTTTAGCGAGCAGAACCCCGACATTCAGATCGCCATCGAACAGCTCGGCTGGGACGACTACTGGACGAACCTCACCACCGGCTTCGTCGCGGGGACCGCGCCGGACGTGTTTACGAATCACCTCTCGCGCTACCCCGAGTTCGTCGCCAACAATCAGCTCGTGGACCTGCAACCCTTGGTCGAGCGCGACGGTGTCGATACGGAGCAGTATATCGGCGACCTAGCGGAGCTCTGGACGCGCGACGGCGCCCGCTACGGGCTCCCCAAAGATTGGGACACCGTCGCCGTGTTCTACAACGTCGCCATGCTTGAGGAAGCGGGGATCGACCCCGCGGTGATGGAGGACTGGACCTGGAACCCCGAGGACGGCGGCACCTTTCAGGAGGTCGCGGCGCAGCTCACGCTCGACGCTAACGGCAACAACGCGCTGTCGCCCGACTTCAACCCCAACAACGTGCGGCAGTACGGCTTTATCCTCCCCGGCGAGGGGGGTGGCGGCGGGCAGACCGAGTGGAGCCACTTCGCGGCCTCGAACGGCTGGACGGCCGTCAACGAGATCTGGGGGAACGAGTACTACTACGACGCCCCCGAGTTCATCGAGACCATCAGCTGGCTGCAGGACGTGGTCAACAACCGCCGGCTGTCGCCGCTCGTGTCGGACGTCGCGGGCATCGGGGCGAACGCGCTCTTCGCCGCCGGTCAGGGCGCGATGGTCACCGACGGCTCGTGGATGATCGGTCAGTACATCAACAACTCGCCCTTTGAGGTCGGCATCGCCCCGCTCCCCATCGGCCCCGAAGGGCGCAAAAGCATGTTTAACGGGCTGGCGGACTCCATCTGGGTCGGCAGCCAACACCAAGACGAGGCCTGGGAGTGGGTGAAGTTCCTGGGTTCGGCCGAGTGCCAGAACCTCGTCGGCGCCGCCGGGGTGGTCTTCCCCGCCATTCAGTCGGGGGTCGACGCGGCTATTGAAACCTGGGAGGCGCGCGGCGTCGACGTCACCCCCTTTACCGACCTCGCGGCCGAAGAGGGCGCGACCTTCCTCTTCCCCATCACCGACAACTACGCCCGGGTCACCTCGATTCTCACCAACGCGCTGCAGAGCATCTTTATCCAAAACGCCGACGTCGAACAGACCCTGACCCAAGCCAACGCGGAGATCAACGCGCTGTTCCAGTAA
- a CDS encoding carbohydrate ABC transporter permease: protein MALTTSAEPPRRERSALKRAFTKEALTAWLFILPSFVGFFFFYALPAFRGLMISFTDWNLLRDPNPVGLANYERMLADPLFWNALRVTGLYVLANIPIQTVLGLLLAVLMSRLTTSMFVRGTLILPYLMSNVIVALMWLWLLDPLLGFGNALLQMLGFSRQPFFGSPDQAIWTIAAVNIWRHMGFTALLFYAGMQGIPGSLYEAARIDGASENRMFWNITLPLLRPVTVFVLVTSLIGSFQIFDTVAVTTQGGPVNATRVLVWYIYENAFQFSNMGYATALSMTLFAILIVITLLQLRFLRSDQSDLA, encoded by the coding sequence GTGGCTCTCACGACGTCAGCCGAACCGCCCCGCCGCGAACGGAGCGCCCTAAAGCGCGCGTTCACCAAAGAGGCGCTTACCGCCTGGCTCTTTATCCTCCCTAGCTTCGTGGGCTTTTTCTTTTTCTACGCGCTCCCCGCCTTTCGCGGCCTGATGATCTCGTTTACCGACTGGAACCTCCTGCGCGACCCCAACCCGGTCGGGCTCGCCAACTACGAGCGGATGCTCGCCGACCCGCTCTTCTGGAACGCCTTGCGGGTAACAGGCCTCTACGTCCTCGCCAACATCCCCATCCAGACCGTCCTGGGCCTTTTGCTCGCCGTGCTGATGAGCCGCCTTACGACCTCGATGTTCGTGCGCGGCACCCTGATCCTGCCCTACTTGATGTCGAACGTCATCGTGGCTCTTATGTGGCTCTGGCTGCTCGACCCGCTGCTGGGGTTCGGCAACGCGCTGCTGCAGATGTTGGGCTTTAGTCGGCAGCCCTTTTTCGGCTCCCCGGATCAGGCCATCTGGACGATCGCGGCGGTCAACATCTGGCGCCACATGGGTTTTACCGCGCTCCTCTTTTACGCCGGCATGCAGGGCATTCCGGGGTCCTTGTACGAAGCGGCCCGCATCGACGGCGCCTCGGAGAACCGGATGTTTTGGAACATCACCCTGCCGCTCCTGCGCCCCGTGACGGTGTTCGTGCTGGTCACCTCGCTCATCGGGTCGTTTCAGATCTTCGACACGGTCGCCGTCACCACGCAGGGTGGGCCGGTCAACGCGACGCGGGTGCTGGTTTGGTACATCTACGAGAACGCCTTCCAGTTCTCCAACATGGGCTACGCCACCGCGCTCTCAATGACGCTCTTTGCCATCCTCATCGTGATCACCCTTTTGCAGCTCCGCTTTCTCCGCTCCGACCAGTCCGACTTGGCTTAG
- a CDS encoding alpha-glucosidase/alpha-galactosidase, producing the protein MTKITFIGAGSTVFAKNLLGDILSFPELAGAEIALFDIDAQRLKTSEVVAHKVADALGAKPRILATTDRERALDGADYALNMIQVGGYKPATLIDFEIPKKYGLQQTIGDTLGIGGIMRALRTVPVLLAMARDMERLCPEVLHLNYVNPMAINCWALSRASSVRTVGLCHSVPHTAGELARDLGVPVGEITYRVAGINHVAFYLTFERRGEDLYPALRRIVDEGRVPETNRVRYEMLRRLGYFVTESSEHFSEYVPWFIKRSHPELVEAFNIPIDEYLRRCEFQIASWERMRALLEDPATRFRVEDTASEHTDHTPTDGSVRDEARLTEQLLTIKRSPEYGSLIIHSCETGEPRVVYGNVMNRGLIDNLPECCVEVPCLVDGNGVQPTKVGALPPQLAALMQTNVNVQALTVEAILTGRKEHLYHAAMFDPHTAAELSLEEIHDLVDDLLAAHGDWVPEAFRPPHRRELAL; encoded by the coding sequence GTGACCAAAATCACCTTTATCGGTGCCGGCAGCACCGTGTTCGCCAAAAACCTCCTCGGCGACATCCTGAGCTTTCCCGAGCTCGCGGGCGCCGAGATCGCGCTTTTTGACATCGACGCCCAGCGCCTAAAGACCTCGGAGGTCGTCGCGCACAAAGTCGCCGACGCGCTCGGCGCCAAACCCCGCATCCTCGCCACCACCGACCGTGAGCGGGCGCTCGACGGCGCCGATTACGCGCTCAACATGATCCAGGTCGGCGGGTACAAACCCGCGACGCTCATCGACTTCGAGATCCCCAAAAAGTACGGTCTGCAGCAGACCATCGGCGACACGCTCGGTATCGGCGGCATCATGCGGGCGCTGCGCACCGTCCCCGTGCTTTTGGCGATGGCGCGCGACATGGAGCGGCTCTGCCCGGAGGTACTGCACCTCAACTACGTCAACCCGATGGCGATCAACTGCTGGGCGCTAAGCCGCGCCTCGAGCGTCCGCACCGTCGGCCTCTGCCACAGCGTGCCGCACACGGCGGGCGAGCTCGCGCGCGACCTCGGCGTGCCGGTAGGTGAGATCACCTACCGCGTCGCGGGCATTAACCACGTGGCCTTTTACCTCACCTTCGAGCGCCGCGGCGAGGACCTCTACCCGGCGCTCCGGCGGATCGTCGACGAGGGGCGGGTGCCCGAGACCAACCGCGTGCGCTACGAGATGCTGCGGCGGCTCGGGTACTTCGTCACGGAGTCCAGCGAGCACTTTTCGGAGTACGTGCCGTGGTTTATCAAACGCAGCCACCCGGAACTCGTCGAGGCGTTTAACATCCCCATCGACGAGTACCTGCGGCGCTGCGAGTTTCAGATCGCCAGCTGGGAGCGCATGCGCGCGCTTCTCGAGGACCCCGCGACCCGGTTCCGGGTCGAGGACACCGCGAGCGAGCACACCGACCACACCCCCACGGACGGCTCGGTACGCGACGAGGCGAGGCTCACCGAGCAGCTGCTCACCATCAAGCGCTCGCCGGAGTACGGCTCTTTGATCATCCACTCGTGTGAAACGGGGGAGCCGCGCGTGGTCTACGGCAACGTGATGAACCGTGGGCTTATCGACAACCTCCCCGAGTGCTGCGTCGAGGTACCCTGTCTGGTCGACGGCAACGGGGTGCAGCCGACCAAGGTGGGCGCGCTGCCGCCGCAGCTCGCCGCGCTGATGCAGACCAACGTGAACGTGCAGGCGCTCACCGTCGAGGCCATCTTGACGGGGCGCAAAGAGCACCTCTACCACGCGGCGATGTTTGACCCGCACACGGCGGCCGAACTCAGCTTGGAGGAGATTCACGACCTCGTCGATGACCTCTTGGCGGCGCACGGCGACTGGGTGCCGGAGGCGTTTCGCCCCCCGCACCGACGCGAGCTCGCCCTGTAG
- a CDS encoding carbohydrate ABC transporter permease yields MVESTTARASARHRPGVPWGRILAWAALVLLLVITLLPFWVVIKTAFSSQRALFGAAGSLLPADPTLFNFRRALGLASLEEMIAAGGSGQSLNFLLYLRNSVIFTGLIVVFQIFFSAMAAYAFARLKFPGRNLIFLLYLAALMVPGIVLFIPNFVLIRQLGWLNTFQGMVAPYLLMTPFAVFFLRQFFLSLPRELEEAARLDGASPFGIFWRIVLPISQTPLATLAILTTINMWNEYFWPFLVGRQENVRVLTVGLGIFQSQTPQGVPDWTGLMAGTLLSIIPIFLLLLFLGRRIVDSLAFSGLK; encoded by the coding sequence ATGGTAGAGTCCACGACCGCTCGAGCGTCCGCAAGGCACCGCCCCGGCGTCCCCTGGGGGCGCATCTTGGCCTGGGCTGCGCTGGTGCTGCTCCTCGTCATCACGCTGCTGCCCTTCTGGGTGGTCATTAAAACCGCCTTTTCGAGCCAGCGCGCGCTCTTCGGCGCCGCCGGCTCGCTCCTACCCGCCGACCCCACGCTCTTCAACTTCCGCCGCGCCCTGGGGCTCGCGAGCCTGGAGGAGATGATCGCCGCAGGGGGTTCGGGGCAGAGCCTCAACTTTTTGCTCTACCTGCGCAACTCGGTCATCTTCACGGGCCTGATCGTCGTGTTTCAGATTTTTTTCTCCGCCATGGCGGCCTACGCGTTTGCCCGCCTGAAGTTCCCGGGGCGCAACCTCATCTTCCTGCTCTACCTCGCCGCCCTGATGGTCCCCGGGATCGTGCTCTTCATCCCCAACTTCGTGCTGATTCGCCAGCTCGGTTGGCTCAACACCTTCCAGGGGATGGTGGCGCCTTACCTCTTGATGACGCCCTTTGCCGTCTTTTTCCTGCGGCAGTTTTTCTTGTCGCTGCCGCGTGAGCTCGAGGAGGCCGCCCGCCTAGACGGCGCGAGCCCCTTCGGCATCTTTTGGCGCATCGTCTTGCCGATCAGCCAAACCCCCCTGGCGACGCTCGCCATCTTGACCACCATCAACATGTGGAACGAGTACTTCTGGCCGTTTCTGGTGGGGCGCCAGGAGAACGTGCGCGTTCTCACCGTAGGTCTTGGGATCTTCCAGAGCCAGACGCCGCAGGGCGTCCCCGACTGGACGGGGCTCATGGCCGGAACGCTCCTCAGCATCATCCCGATATTTCTGCTGCTGCTCTTTTTGGGCCGCCGCATCGTCGATTCGCTCGCCTTCAGCGGCCTGAAGTAG
- a CDS encoding APC family permease, whose protein sequence is MQQLTRHLGFPGAVIVGLGSIIGTGVFVSIGIAAGVAGPAVVLAVLLGALLATFNGLSSAQLAANYAVAGGTYAYGYRYLNPWLGFLAGWSFLVAKSASAATAALGFGGYLLGLLGVHAPWALALLALAATAGTTLVVLGGVRRSSATNLAIVSVTLFSLLLFVAAGLPSVRSANLVPLWPVGAGEGGWRELLHATALMFVAYTGYGRVATLGEEVRDPRRTIPWAIVTTLLVTLLLYAAVAVVGVGVVGADALAEAQRGAAPLALAARSFALPGTALLVSIGAMTAMLGVLLNLVLGLSRVLFAMGRGGDVPAVTARLDARGSPAVATLLVGGVIALLTLTGDVRTTWSFSAFFVLVYYALTNLAALRLPAEERLYGPAVALSGLVACAGLAFFVETAVWLTGLGWLALGLLWRLLWRQTR, encoded by the coding sequence GTGCAGCAGCTCACACGCCACCTAGGTTTCCCGGGGGCCGTCATCGTCGGTCTCGGGTCGATTATCGGCACGGGGGTCTTCGTCTCCATCGGGATCGCGGCGGGTGTCGCGGGGCCCGCGGTGGTGCTCGCGGTGCTTTTGGGGGCGCTTCTAGCGACCTTCAACGGGCTCTCGAGCGCGCAGCTCGCGGCCAACTACGCGGTCGCGGGCGGCACCTACGCGTACGGGTACCGCTACCTTAACCCTTGGCTGGGTTTTTTGGCGGGGTGGTCGTTCCTGGTCGCCAAAAGCGCCTCGGCGGCGACGGCGGCGCTCGGTTTCGGCGGCTACCTGTTGGGGCTCCTGGGCGTGCACGCCCCCTGGGCGCTCGCGTTGCTGGCGCTCGCGGCAACCGCCGGGACCACGCTCGTGGTGCTCGGCGGGGTGAGGCGCTCGAGCGCCACAAACCTCGCCATCGTCTCCGTGACCCTCTTTTCGCTCCTGCTCTTTGTCGCCGCCGGGTTGCCGAGCGTGCGCTCGGCCAACCTCGTCCCCCTGTGGCCGGTCGGGGCGGGGGAGGGCGGTTGGCGAGAGCTGCTGCACGCGACCGCGCTCATGTTCGTGGCCTACACCGGTTACGGGCGCGTCGCGACGTTGGGCGAAGAGGTGCGTGACCCGCGCCGCACGATCCCCTGGGCGATCGTCACGACGCTACTCGTCACCCTGCTCCTCTACGCCGCGGTGGCGGTGGTCGGCGTCGGCGTGGTCGGGGCGGACGCGCTCGCCGAGGCGCAAAGGGGCGCTGCGCCCCTGGCGCTTGCCGCGCGCTCGTTCGCCCTCCCGGGGACCGCGCTGCTTGTTAGCATCGGGGCCATGACCGCCATGCTCGGGGTGCTCCTTAACCTCGTGCTGGGGCTTTCTCGCGTGCTCTTCGCGATGGGTCGCGGCGGCGACGTCCCCGCCGTGACCGCCCGCCTCGACGCGCGCGGCTCGCCGGCGGTGGCGACGTTGCTCGTCGGGGGCGTCATTGCGCTCCTCACGCTGACGGGCGACGTGCGCACGACCTGGTCGTTTAGCGCCTTTTTCGTCCTCGTCTACTACGCCCTGACCAACCTGGCGGCCCTGCGCCTCCCCGCCGAGGAGCGGCTCTACGGGCCCGCGGTCGCGCTCTCGGGGCTCGTGGCGTGCGCGGGGCTCGCCTTCTTCGTCGAAACGGCCGTGTGGCTGACCGGTCTGGGGTGGCTCGCCCTGGGGCTGCTCTGGCGCCTCCTGTGGCGC